One window from the genome of Mumia sp. ZJ1417 encodes:
- the eno gene encoding phosphopyruvate hydratase, with protein MASIEAVGAREILDSRGNPTVEVEVALDDGTIGRADVPSGASTGKFEAVELRDGGERYGGKGVQKAVDAVNEVIHPEILGLDADEQRYIDATLLRLDGTPNKAQFGANAILGVSLAVARAAAQSAGLPLFQYVGGANAHVLPVPMMNILNGGAHADTDVDIQEFMIAPIGASSFADALRQGVEVYHALKSVLKSDGLATGLGDEGGFAPNLSSNRAALDLIAKAVETTGLKLGTDIALALDVAASEFYGDGAYRFEGAPKSAAEMTAYYADLVASYPIVSIEDPLDEDDWDGWKAITSELGDKVQLVGDDLFVTNSERLQRGIDEHAGNALLVKVNQIGTLTETLEAVDLAHRNGYRCMMSHRSGETEDTTIADLAVATNCGQIKTGAPARSERVAKYNQLLRIEELLDDAGTYAGRAAFPRLKA; from the coding sequence GTGGCAAGCATCGAAGCTGTCGGAGCCCGAGAGATCCTCGACTCGCGCGGCAACCCCACGGTCGAGGTCGAGGTGGCCCTCGACGACGGCACGATCGGTCGGGCCGACGTCCCGTCCGGCGCGTCGACCGGCAAGTTCGAGGCCGTCGAGCTGCGTGACGGCGGCGAGCGGTACGGCGGCAAAGGCGTCCAGAAGGCCGTCGATGCCGTCAACGAGGTGATCCACCCGGAGATCCTGGGCCTCGACGCCGACGAGCAGCGCTACATCGACGCGACGCTGCTGCGCCTGGACGGCACCCCCAACAAGGCGCAGTTCGGTGCCAACGCGATCCTCGGCGTCTCGCTCGCAGTCGCTCGTGCGGCCGCGCAGTCGGCGGGTCTCCCGCTGTTCCAGTACGTCGGCGGAGCCAACGCCCACGTGCTCCCGGTCCCGATGATGAACATCCTCAACGGCGGCGCCCACGCCGACACCGACGTGGACATCCAGGAGTTCATGATCGCGCCGATCGGCGCCTCGAGTTTCGCCGACGCGCTCCGCCAGGGCGTCGAGGTCTATCACGCGCTCAAGTCGGTCCTGAAGTCCGACGGACTCGCGACCGGCCTTGGCGACGAGGGCGGCTTCGCTCCCAACCTCAGCTCCAACCGCGCTGCTCTCGACCTCATCGCGAAGGCCGTCGAGACCACCGGCCTCAAGCTCGGCACCGACATCGCGCTCGCGCTCGACGTCGCCGCGTCGGAGTTCTACGGTGATGGCGCGTACCGCTTCGAGGGTGCGCCGAAGTCGGCCGCCGAGATGACCGCCTACTACGCCGACCTCGTCGCCTCGTACCCGATCGTCTCGATCGAGGACCCGCTCGACGAGGACGACTGGGACGGCTGGAAGGCCATCACGAGCGAGCTCGGCGACAAGGTCCAGCTCGTCGGCGACGACCTGTTCGTCACCAACTCCGAGCGCCTCCAGCGCGGCATCGACGAGCACGCGGGCAACGCGCTGCTCGTCAAGGTCAACCAGATCGGCACGCTCACCGAGACGCTCGAGGCCGTCGACCTCGCGCACCGCAACGGCTACCGCTGCATGATGAGCCACCGCTCAGGCGAGACCGAGGACACCACGATCGCCGACCTCGCCGTCGCGACCAACTGCGGCCAGATCAAGACCGGTGCCCCGGCGCGGTCCGAGCGGGTCGCGAAGTACAACCAACTGCTCCGCATCGAGGAGCTGCTCGACGACGCCGGCACCTACGCCGGACGCGCGGCGTTCCCCCGGCTGAAGGCCTGA
- a CDS encoding septum formation initiator family protein: MPSPSRRDPRRSPAGRPGAPRRGRGATPAAEAVTTYGRPRLTRRMAVLLLVLLVLAISYASSLKAFLQQRDALATARAQIAESTQALDDLEKQKARFDDPEYVEQQARSRFGWLMPGEVGFTVLGPDGKPVGKGPELPDASPTSAAQTEWYSTLWTSVERAGGVPDPTTPATSPDVVVTPKKQDEGQ, translated from the coding sequence GTGCCGTCCCCGTCGCGCCGCGACCCGAGGAGGAGCCCCGCCGGCCGGCCGGGTGCGCCTCGTCGTGGTCGTGGCGCGACACCGGCCGCCGAGGCCGTCACCACGTACGGACGCCCGCGCCTGACCCGCCGCATGGCGGTGCTGCTGCTGGTGCTGCTGGTGCTCGCCATCTCGTACGCGTCGAGCCTGAAGGCCTTCCTCCAGCAGCGCGACGCCCTCGCGACGGCGCGGGCGCAGATCGCCGAGTCCACGCAGGCGCTCGACGACCTCGAGAAGCAGAAGGCTCGCTTCGACGATCCCGAGTACGTCGAGCAGCAGGCGCGCTCGCGCTTCGGCTGGCTGATGCCGGGCGAGGTCGGGTTCACCGTGCTCGGCCCTGACGGCAAGCCCGTCGGCAAGGGCCCCGAGCTGCCCGACGCGTCCCCGACCAGCGCTGCGCAAACCGAGTGGTACTCCACGCTGTGGACGTCGGTGGAGCGCGCCGGCGGAGTGCCCGACCCCACGACCCCCGCGACGTCGCCCGACGTCGTCGTGACGCCGAAG